A stretch of the Diprion similis isolate iyDipSimi1 chromosome 14, iyDipSimi1.1, whole genome shotgun sequence genome encodes the following:
- the LOC124414864 gene encoding FHA domain-containing protein DDL-like — protein sequence MGRKKKERKVRSSEDESDSSKEEASSDSSDAKEQSPKHRKKQTEKEDRVKPREMRQDRNIERSRWESPDGRKRKHSPQSQSQQRYQTSRDDRRKGHRERQDGGEARTKWEKKERDRDIDRDLEKRRKEDNRSQNDSDNQRRRERDAPERSNRNYNSENRPVDRFDGRRQSDKKSPRRDERNRGFEERERGRNNSGRGGRRGGRGNRFGDSDGPRSSFDGSRVKNEPSPEWGKADVKKENDGKPIEKEKPNFEPSGKLTEDANTVNGVVIKYTEPMEARKPKRRWRLYPFKGEKALPTLYVHRQSAYLMGRDRKVADIPLDHPSCSKQHAALQFRLVSFQREDGGEGKRVRPYLIDLESANGTYVNDVKLEPKRYHELLERDVLRFGFSSREYVLLHEQSKDDALDDDVPFTAAVTK from the coding sequence ATGGggcgaaagaaaaaggaacgtAAGGTGAGGAGTTCGGAAGACGAGTCTGATAGTTCGAAGGAAGAAGCTTCGTCGGATTCAAGCGATGCCAAAGAACAATCGCCGAAGCACCGCAAGAAGCAAACGGAGAAAGAAGACCGCGTAAAACCAAGGGAAATGCGTCAGGATAGAAACATAGAAAGATCAAGATGGGAAAGCCCGGACGGAAGGAAGCGGAAACACAGTCCCCAATCCCAGAGCCAACAACGGTATCAAACGTCGCGCGACGACAGAAGAAAGGGTCACAGAGAGCGCCAGGATGGCGGAGAAGCCAGAACTAAGTGGgagaaaaaggagagagatagagacaTAGATAGAGACTTGGAAAAACGAAGGAAGGAGGATAACCGCAGTCAGAATGATTCAGACAATCAGCGAAGACGGGAGCGAGATGCTCCAGAAAGGTCGAACAGAAATTACAACAGCGAAAATCGTCCCGTCGATAGGTTTGACGGCAGGAGGCAAAGCGATAAGAAGTCTCCTCGGCGAGACGAGAGGAACAGGGGATTCGAAGAACGAGAACGAGGTAGAAATAATAGCGGTAGAGGTGGGAGGCGAGGAGGTAGAGGAAACAGATTTGGGGACAGCGATGGACCGAGAAGTAGTTTTGACGGTTCCAGAGTGAAGAACGAGCCGTCACCCGAATGGGGAAAAGCGGACGTGAAAAAGGAGAACGATGGGAAGCCAATTGAGAAAGAGAAGCCAAATTTCGAGCCCTCTGGAAAGTTGACGGAAGATGCAAACACTGTGAACGGTGTGGTGATAAAGTACACGGAACCAATGGAGGCGCGGAAGCCGAAGCGCCGTTGGCGGCTCTATCCCTTCAAGGGTGAAAAGGCGTTGCCCACTCTCTACGTTCATAGGCAATCGGCTTACTTGATGGGCAGGGATCGAAAAGTTGCAGACATTCCTCTGGACCATCCGTCTTGCTCGAAACAGCATGCTGCTCTGCAGTTTAGGCTCGTCTCATTCCAGAGGGAAGATGGCGGCGAAGGAAAGAGAGTCAGGCCATATTTGATCGACCTAGAATCTGCCAACGGCACTTATGTCAATGACGTCAAACTCGAACCTAAAAGATATCACGAGCTCTTGGAGAGGGATGTTCTGCGCTTTGGTTTCAGCTCTCGGGAATACGTT